From Acidihalobacter aeolianus, a single genomic window includes:
- a CDS encoding DUF1244 domain-containing protein, whose protein sequence is MDEQTRIEIEAAVFRRLVEHLRERSDVQNIDLMNLAGFCRNCLSKWYGAAAAERGQEIDYEAAREIVYGMPYAEWKTRYQREATPEQLADFANTKPD, encoded by the coding sequence ATGGACGAACAAACCCGCATCGAGATCGAGGCCGCGGTATTCCGCCGCCTCGTCGAGCACTTGCGCGAACGCAGCGACGTGCAAAACATCGACCTCATGAATCTGGCCGGTTTCTGCCGCAACTGCCTGTCCAAATGGTACGGTGCCGCGGCTGCCGAACGCGGACAGGAAATCGATTACGAAGCGGCGCGCGAAATCGTCTACGGCATGCCCTACGCCGAATGGAAGACCCGATACCAGCGCGAGGCCACGCCGGAGCAATTGGCGGATTTCGCCAATACCAAACCGGACTGA
- the mreD gene encoding rod shape-determining protein MreD, translating to MTSPLKRNTGIVLTLVIALTLSVIALPTALAILRPEWVAMTVIYWSMALPRRVGLGVAWITGLLLDVLTGSLLGQHALGLTVVAYLSIRAHQRVRVYPLWQQAIAVGVMLVVYRILLLWVYGITGHAPDQRVYWLPVLTSMLLWPLIYLLLRHIRRRLQLTG from the coding sequence GTGACATCCCCCCTCAAGCGCAATACGGGTATCGTTCTGACGCTGGTGATCGCCCTAACGCTGAGCGTTATCGCCCTACCCACGGCCCTGGCGATCCTCCGGCCCGAATGGGTCGCGATGACCGTCATCTACTGGAGCATGGCCCTGCCGCGCCGCGTGGGCCTCGGCGTCGCCTGGATTACCGGGCTGCTGCTCGATGTACTCACAGGGTCGCTGCTGGGACAGCACGCCCTCGGCCTGACGGTAGTCGCCTACCTGAGCATCCGCGCGCATCAGCGCGTCCGCGTGTACCCCCTCTGGCAGCAGGCCATCGCGGTCGGCGTGATGCTCGTGGTCTACCGTATACTGCTGCTCTGGGTCTACGGCATCACCGGCCATGCCCCCGACCAGCGCGTATATTGGCTGCCCGTGCTCACCAGCATGCTGCTGTGGCCCCTGATCTATCTGCTGTTAAGACACATTCGACGGCGCCTGCAGCTCACCGGCTGA
- the prmC gene encoding peptide chain release factor N(5)-glutamine methyltransferase, with translation MAPGVRYDAALADAARRLAPIADSPRLEAELLLAHVLGRDRSHLHAWPERILGDDTQTAFEDLLARRLRGTPLAYLTGEREFWSLHLHVAPGVLIPRPQTERLVEQALSRLPAEHTACLADLGTGSGAIALALASERPDAHIVATDRSETALEIARGNARRLNLPVEFRAGDWLDALPADARYDLIVSNPPYIAEGDPHLTRGDLPAEPPAALASGPDGLDAIRRIVADAPSRLRPGGWLLLEHGFDQGAAVRALLEDAGLVEVATLRDLENRERVSEARRPA, from the coding sequence GTGGCACCGGGCGTCCGCTATGACGCGGCCCTCGCCGATGCCGCCCGCAGGCTCGCACCCATCGCGGACAGCCCGCGGCTCGAGGCCGAACTGCTGCTGGCGCATGTGCTCGGACGCGACCGCAGCCATCTGCACGCCTGGCCCGAACGCATCCTCGGCGACGACACGCAAACCGCCTTCGAGGACCTGCTCGCAAGGCGTCTGCGCGGCACGCCGCTCGCCTATCTCACCGGGGAACGCGAATTCTGGTCCTTGCACCTGCACGTCGCACCCGGCGTGCTGATCCCCCGCCCACAGACCGAACGACTGGTCGAGCAGGCGCTGAGCCGCCTGCCTGCGGAACACACGGCGTGCCTCGCGGACCTCGGCACCGGCTCCGGGGCGATCGCGCTGGCGCTGGCAAGCGAGCGTCCGGATGCGCACATCGTCGCCACCGACCGTTCGGAGACGGCGCTCGAGATCGCCCGCGGCAACGCCCGGCGTCTGAACCTGCCGGTCGAGTTCCGCGCCGGCGACTGGCTGGACGCGCTGCCGGCGGACGCACGCTACGACCTGATCGTGTCCAACCCGCCGTATATCGCCGAGGGCGATCCCCATCTGACGCGCGGCGACCTGCCGGCCGAACCGCCCGCGGCGCTTGCCTCGGGGCCTGACGGGCTCGACGCGATCCGGCGGATCGTCGCCGACGCGCCGTCCAGGCTGCGCCCGGGCGGCTGGCTGCTGCTGGAACACGGCTTCGACCAGGGCGCGGCGGTGCGGGCGCTGCTCGAGGATGCCGGCCTGGTCGAGGTGGCCACGCTGCGCGACCTGGAAAACCGCGAGCGGGTCAGCGAAGCGCGCCGCCCGGCGTGA
- a CDS encoding rod shape-determining protein: MFGFLSNDLSIDLGTANTLIYMRGKGIVLNEPSVVAIRQDRNGGMRSVEAVGMDAKKMLGRTPANITAIRPLKDGVIADFTTTEKMLQHFIRKVHQNRWFRPSPRVVVCVPCGATQVERRAIRESVSGAGARKVFLIEEPMAAAIGAGIPVDEPKGAMVLDIGGGTSEVAVLSLNGIVYSASVRIGGDKFDEAIVNYVRRNYGMLIGEATAERIKFEIGSAYPGRELREIEIKGRNLAEGVPRSFTLNSNEILEALQEPLFGIVGAVKTALEQTPPELGADVAERGIVLTGGGALLHDLDRLIMEETGAPVVIADDPLTCVARGGGRVLEMIDEHGADFLAVE; encoded by the coding sequence ATGTTCGGTTTCCTTTCCAACGACCTATCGATCGACCTGGGCACAGCCAATACCCTCATCTACATGCGCGGCAAGGGCATCGTGTTGAACGAACCCTCCGTGGTCGCCATCCGTCAGGACCGCAATGGCGGCATGCGCTCGGTCGAGGCCGTGGGCATGGATGCGAAGAAGATGCTTGGCCGCACGCCTGCGAACATCACCGCCATCCGTCCGCTGAAGGACGGCGTCATCGCAGACTTCACCACCACGGAGAAGATGCTTCAGCATTTCATCCGCAAGGTGCATCAGAACCGCTGGTTCCGTCCCAGCCCACGCGTTGTGGTCTGCGTACCCTGCGGTGCCACCCAGGTCGAGCGTCGCGCGATCCGCGAATCGGTCTCAGGGGCAGGTGCACGCAAGGTGTTCCTGATCGAGGAACCGATGGCCGCGGCCATCGGTGCCGGCATCCCGGTGGACGAACCCAAGGGTGCAATGGTGCTCGACATCGGCGGCGGCACCTCGGAGGTCGCCGTGCTCTCGCTTAACGGCATCGTGTATTCCGCCTCGGTACGCATCGGCGGCGACAAGTTCGACGAGGCCATCGTCAACTACGTGCGCCGCAACTACGGCATGCTGATCGGCGAGGCCACCGCGGAACGCATCAAGTTCGAGATCGGCTCCGCCTACCCCGGCCGCGAGTTGCGCGAAATCGAGATCAAGGGCCGCAATCTGGCCGAAGGTGTGCCGCGCAGCTTCACTCTCAACAGCAACGAGATCCTCGAGGCACTGCAGGAACCCCTGTTCGGCATCGTCGGCGCGGTCAAGACGGCGCTTGAGCAGACCCCGCCCGAACTCGGCGCCGATGTCGCCGAACGCGGCATCGTGCTCACCGGCGGCGGCGCGCTGCTGCACGATCTCGATCGCCTGATCATGGAAGAAACCGGTGCACCGGTAGTCATCGCCGACGACCCCCTGACCTGCGTGGCGCGCGGCGGCGGACGCGTACTGGAGATGATCGACGAGCACGGCGCGGATTTCCTCGCCGTAGAGTAA
- the hslO gene encoding Hsp33 family molecular chaperone HslO — protein MTERDSLHRFLIERTHVRGEWVHLDATWQALRERAEYPAPVSGLLGEALAATALLSATIKFSGSLTLQIKGDGHVSMLVTQAQVGRARSGEAEGHGRRTLRGLAHWQGEPVPGPLESLCGRGHLALTIDPGQGGERYQGIVALEGAGLGDALRDYFDRSEQLPTRLWLAAGEHGVAGLLLQALPGDVPDADAWERTVALAETVTAEELLSLPVEDLLHRLYHEEDVRLFEREPVGFHCSCSRERVVGMLRGLGREEVEDILAEQGRVDVDCEFCGAHYGFDAVDAAAIFSAAGQPPVPRTEH, from the coding sequence ATGACCGAACGCGACAGCCTGCACCGATTCCTGATCGAGCGCACCCACGTGCGCGGCGAATGGGTCCACCTCGACGCCACCTGGCAGGCGCTGCGCGAGCGCGCCGAGTATCCCGCGCCCGTGAGCGGGCTGCTCGGCGAGGCGCTGGCCGCCACCGCGCTGCTCTCGGCGACCATTAAATTCAGCGGTTCGCTGACCCTGCAGATCAAGGGCGACGGGCACGTGTCCATGCTGGTGACCCAGGCGCAGGTCGGCCGCGCGCGCAGCGGCGAGGCCGAGGGCCACGGGCGGCGCACGCTGCGCGGACTGGCGCACTGGCAGGGTGAACCGGTGCCCGGCCCGCTGGAATCGCTGTGCGGGCGCGGCCATCTCGCACTGACCATCGACCCGGGCCAGGGCGGCGAGCGCTACCAGGGCATCGTCGCGCTGGAAGGCGCGGGTCTCGGCGATGCGCTGCGTGACTACTTCGACCGCTCCGAGCAGCTGCCCACGCGCCTGTGGCTGGCGGCCGGGGAGCACGGCGTGGCCGGGCTGCTGCTGCAGGCGCTGCCCGGCGACGTGCCGGATGCCGATGCCTGGGAGCGCACCGTGGCCCTGGCCGAGACCGTCACCGCCGAGGAACTGCTGAGCCTGCCGGTGGAGGATCTGCTGCATCGGCTGTACCACGAAGAGGACGTGCGCCTGTTCGAGCGTGAGCCGGTCGGTTTCCACTGCAGCTGCTCGCGCGAGCGCGTGGTCGGGATGCTGCGCGGGCTGGGTCGGGAGGAGGTCGAGGACATCCTTGCCGAACAGGGACGGGTCGACGTCGACTGCGAATTCTGCGGTGCGCACTACGGCTTCGATGCGGTCGACGCGGCGGCGATCTTCTCGGCCGCAGGCCAGCCGCCGGTACCGCGCACCGAGCACTGA
- the prfA gene encoding peptide chain release factor 1, producing the protein MKPSIDQKLRALTERHAEIAALLAEPEIIHAQERFRQLSIEYAQLEPLVADYRRYHAALDDLEAARGLLSEPDPAMREMAREEIHSAEDRVGSLEQQLKYHLVPADPYDTSNCFLEIRAGTGGDEAALFAGDLFRMYSRYAELQGWRVEILSENPGEHGGYKEIIARIIGQGVYSRLKFESGAHRVQRVPATESQGRIHTSAATVAVMPEVDEVQAQEINPADLRVDTFRASGAGGQHVNKTDSAIRITHLPSGIVVECQDERSQHKNRARAMSLLAARLLETERSKQAAEQAATRKSLVGSGDRSERIRTYNFPQGRVTDHRINLTLYKLDAILAGQLDEVIEPLISEHQADQLTALGLDD; encoded by the coding sequence CATCGACCAGAAACTGCGCGCGTTGACCGAGCGTCACGCCGAGATCGCCGCCCTGCTCGCGGAGCCCGAAATCATCCACGCGCAGGAACGCTTCCGCCAGCTTTCCATCGAGTACGCCCAACTCGAACCGCTGGTGGCCGACTACCGCCGCTATCACGCCGCCCTCGACGATCTCGAGGCCGCGCGCGGCCTGCTCTCCGAACCCGATCCAGCGATGCGCGAAATGGCGCGCGAGGAAATCCACTCCGCCGAGGACAGGGTCGGCAGCCTGGAGCAGCAGCTCAAGTATCACCTGGTGCCAGCCGATCCCTACGACACCAGCAACTGCTTTCTGGAAATCCGTGCCGGCACCGGCGGCGACGAGGCGGCGCTGTTCGCCGGCGACCTGTTCCGCATGTACAGCCGCTACGCCGAACTGCAGGGCTGGCGCGTCGAGATTCTCAGCGAGAACCCGGGCGAACACGGCGGCTACAAGGAGATCATCGCGCGCATCATCGGCCAGGGCGTGTACTCGCGGCTCAAGTTTGAATCGGGCGCCCATCGCGTGCAGCGCGTGCCGGCAACCGAGTCCCAGGGCCGCATCCACACCTCGGCGGCTACGGTGGCGGTGATGCCGGAGGTGGACGAGGTGCAGGCGCAGGAGATCAACCCGGCCGACCTGCGCGTCGACACCTTCCGCGCCTCCGGGGCCGGCGGGCAGCACGTCAACAAGACCGACTCGGCCATCCGCATCACCCACCTGCCCAGCGGCATCGTGGTCGAATGCCAGGACGAGCGCTCGCAGCACAAAAACCGCGCCCGCGCGATGAGCCTGCTCGCCGCCCGCTTGCTGGAAACCGAGCGCAGCAAGCAGGCCGCCGAGCAGGCCGCCACGCGCAAGAGCCTGGTCGGCAGCGGCGACCGCTCCGAGCGCATCCGCACCTACAACTTTCCGCAGGGACGGGTCACCGACCACCGCATCAACCTGACCCTGTACAAGCTCGACGCGATTCTGGCCGGCCAGCTCGACGAGGTCATCGAACCGCTGATCAGCGAGCACCAGGCGGACCAGCTCACCGCGCTCGGCCTGGACGACTGA
- the gatC gene encoding Asp-tRNA(Asn)/Glu-tRNA(Gln) amidotransferase subunit GatC: MSLTSDEVGRIAHLARLALDTDAVEAYAQDLSSILDFVEQLEAAPTEGVEPMAHPQDATQRLRPDEVTEPDARERFQAIAPAVEAGLYLVPKVIE; encoded by the coding sequence ATGTCCCTTACTTCTGACGAGGTCGGGCGAATCGCTCATCTGGCACGGCTGGCGCTCGACACCGACGCGGTCGAGGCTTATGCGCAGGACCTGTCCTCGATACTCGACTTCGTCGAGCAGCTAGAGGCCGCGCCTACCGAAGGCGTCGAACCGATGGCGCATCCGCAGGACGCGACTCAGCGCTTGCGCCCCGACGAGGTCACCGAGCCCGATGCTCGCGAGCGCTTCCAGGCCATCGCGCCGGCCGTCGAGGCCGGTCTGTATCTGGTGCCCAAGGTCATCGAGTAA
- the gatA gene encoding Asp-tRNA(Asn)/Glu-tRNA(Gln) amidotransferase subunit GatA, translated as MHTKTIAALSRALAAGEISSIELTRLYLDRIRQHRDGLNAVITVTEEQALAQAAEADARIAAGTAGPLTGIPLLHKDLFCTDGVRTSCGSRMLDNFVAPYNATVVERLRDAGMVMLGKANMDEFAMGSSNENSHYGPARNPWDSDRIPGGSSGGSAAAVAARLVPAATGTDTGGSIRQPASMCGVTGIKPTYGRVSRWGMVAFASSLDQAGPFAATAEDCALLLGAMAGFDPRDSTCIDRPVPDYAAALDADLAGLRIGLPKEYFGEGLDAGVAAAIEAAVEVFRGLGAEVREVSLPNTHLAVPAYYVVAPAECSSNLSRFDGVRFGHRCENPKDLTDLYERSRGEGFGDEVKRRIMVGTYALSAGYYDAYYLKAQKVRRLISEDYRRAFESVDLILGPTSPSTAFRIGEKVDDPVSMYLSDIYTIAVNLAGLPGMSVPAGFADGLPVGLQIVGNYFEEGRMLNAAHRFQQATDWHTRIPHGFA; from the coding sequence ATGCACACGAAAACCATCGCAGCACTGTCCCGGGCGCTGGCCGCGGGCGAGATCAGCAGCATCGAGCTGACACGCCTGTACCTCGATCGCATCCGGCAACACCGCGACGGCCTCAACGCCGTCATCACCGTCACCGAGGAACAGGCGCTGGCCCAGGCCGCGGAGGCCGACGCACGCATCGCCGCCGGCACGGCCGGCCCGCTGACCGGCATCCCGCTGCTGCACAAGGACCTCTTCTGCACCGACGGCGTGCGCACCTCCTGCGGTTCGCGCATGCTCGACAACTTCGTCGCCCCGTATAATGCCACCGTGGTCGAGCGTCTGCGCGATGCCGGCATGGTGATGCTCGGCAAGGCCAACATGGATGAGTTCGCCATGGGCTCGTCGAACGAGAACAGCCATTACGGCCCCGCGCGCAACCCCTGGGACAGCGACCGCATTCCGGGCGGTTCCTCGGGCGGTTCGGCTGCTGCCGTGGCCGCGCGCCTTGTGCCGGCGGCGACCGGTACCGACACCGGCGGCTCCATCCGCCAGCCCGCTTCGATGTGCGGCGTCACCGGCATCAAGCCAACCTACGGACGCGTGTCGCGCTGGGGCATGGTCGCCTTCGCCTCGAGCCTCGACCAGGCCGGCCCGTTCGCGGCCACGGCCGAGGACTGCGCGCTGCTGCTCGGCGCGATGGCCGGTTTCGATCCGCGCGACTCCACCTGCATCGACCGCCCGGTACCCGATTACGCGGCCGCTCTCGACGCCGATCTCGCGGGCCTGCGCATCGGCCTGCCCAAGGAGTATTTCGGCGAAGGGCTGGATGCCGGCGTGGCGGCGGCGATCGAGGCCGCGGTCGAGGTGTTCCGCGGGCTCGGCGCCGAGGTGCGTGAAGTCAGCCTGCCGAACACGCATCTGGCGGTGCCGGCCTATTACGTGGTCGCGCCGGCGGAATGCTCGTCGAATCTGTCGCGCTTCGACGGCGTGCGCTTCGGCCACCGCTGCGAGAACCCGAAGGACCTTACCGATCTCTACGAGCGCTCGCGCGGCGAGGGCTTCGGCGACGAGGTCAAGCGGCGCATCATGGTCGGCACCTACGCACTCTCGGCCGGCTACTACGACGCCTACTACCTCAAGGCGCAGAAGGTGCGCCGGCTGATCAGCGAGGACTACCGCCGCGCCTTCGAATCGGTCGACCTGATTCTCGGCCCGACCAGCCCGAGCACGGCTTTTCGCATCGGCGAGAAGGTGGACGACCCGGTGAGCATGTACCTGTCCGACATCTACACCATCGCGGTGAATCTCGCCGGGCTCCCGGGCATGTCCGTACCCGCCGGCTTCGCCGACGGCCTGCCGGTGGGCCTGCAGATCGTGGGCAACTACTTCGAGGAAGGGCGCATGCTCAACGCGGCGCATCGCTTCCAGCAGGCCACCGACTGGCACACCCGTATCCCGCACGGCTTCGCATGA
- the gatB gene encoding Asp-tRNA(Asn)/Glu-tRNA(Gln) amidotransferase subunit GatB: MEWEVVIGLEIHAQLATRSKIFSGAATAYGAAPNTQACAVDLGLPGVLPVLNAEAVRMAAKFGLAIGASVAERSVFARKNYFYPDLPKGYQISQYELPVVSRGQVEIELDDGETKTVGVTRAHLEEDAGKSLHEDFANATGIDLNRAGTPLLEIVSEPDMRSAKEAVAYMKKIHTLVRYLGICDGNMQEGSFRCDANVSVRPKGQREFGTRTETKNLNSFRYVERAINHEIERQIDIIEGGGSVVQETRLYDPNKDETRSMRSKEEANDYRYFPDPDLLPLVIDPAFLESVREALPELPDEKKHRFMTHHGLSAYDAGVLTASRELADYYEDVVEACGGHAKLAANWVMGDFSAFLNKDNREIADSPVSAAMLGGLLARIEDNTISGKIAKEVFEAMWAGEGDADAVIEARGLKQITDTSAIEAIIDEIIAANPAQVEQYRGGKDKLFGFFVGQAMKATQGKANPQQLNELLKRKLAG, encoded by the coding sequence ATGGAATGGGAAGTCGTCATCGGGCTGGAAATCCACGCCCAGCTCGCCACCCGCAGCAAGATCTTCTCCGGCGCGGCCACCGCCTACGGCGCGGCCCCCAACACCCAGGCCTGCGCCGTCGATCTCGGCCTGCCCGGCGTGCTGCCGGTGCTCAACGCCGAGGCGGTGCGCATGGCCGCCAAGTTCGGGCTCGCCATCGGCGCCAGCGTGGCCGAACGCTCGGTGTTCGCGCGCAAGAATTACTTCTACCCCGATCTGCCCAAGGGCTACCAGATCTCGCAATACGAACTGCCCGTGGTCAGCCGGGGGCAGGTCGAGATCGAGCTGGACGACGGCGAGACCAAGACCGTCGGCGTGACCCGCGCGCACCTCGAGGAGGACGCCGGCAAGTCGCTGCACGAGGACTTCGCCAACGCCACCGGCATCGACCTCAATCGTGCCGGCACCCCGCTCTTGGAAATCGTCTCCGAACCGGACATGCGTTCGGCCAAGGAGGCGGTCGCCTACATGAAGAAAATCCACACCCTGGTGCGCTACCTCGGCATCTGCGATGGCAACATGCAGGAAGGTTCCTTTCGCTGCGACGCCAACGTCTCCGTGCGGCCCAAGGGGCAGCGCGAGTTCGGCACGCGCACCGAAACCAAGAACCTCAACTCCTTCCGCTACGTCGAACGCGCGATCAACCACGAGATCGAGCGCCAGATCGACATCATCGAGGGGGGCGGTTCAGTGGTGCAGGAAACGCGTCTGTACGACCCGAACAAGGACGAGACGCGCTCCATGCGTTCCAAGGAAGAGGCGAACGACTACCGCTACTTCCCTGACCCGGACCTGCTGCCGCTGGTCATCGATCCCGCCTTCCTGGAATCCGTGCGCGAGGCGCTGCCCGAGCTGCCGGACGAGAAGAAGCACCGCTTCATGACCCATCACGGCCTGTCCGCCTACGATGCCGGCGTGCTCACCGCCAGCCGCGAACTGGCCGACTACTACGAGGACGTGGTCGAGGCCTGCGGCGGCCATGCCAAGCTGGCGGCCAACTGGGTGATGGGCGATTTCTCCGCCTTCCTCAACAAGGACAACCGCGAGATTGCCGACAGCCCGGTCAGCGCGGCCATGCTCGGCGGCTTGCTGGCACGCATCGAGGATAACACCATCTCCGGCAAGATCGCGAAGGAGGTGTTCGAGGCGATGTGGGCCGGCGAAGGCGACGCCGATGCGGTGATCGAGGCGCGCGGGCTCAAGCAGATCACCGATACCTCGGCCATCGAGGCGATCATCGACGAGATCATCGCCGCCAACCCGGCGCAGGTGGAACAGTACCGCGGCGGCAAGGACAAGCTGTTCGGCTTCTTCGTCGGCCAGGCGATGAAGGCCACCCAGGGCAAGGCCAACCCGCAGCAGCTCAACGAGCTACTCAAGCGTAAGCTGGCGGGCTGA
- the mreC gene encoding rod shape-determining protein MreC: MFNLGPALHLKLVLLVVLSVVLMTADQRLTALREARSALEYVVYPLQILANLPSRAGHWLGESFSSHTQLIESNRALQQENLLLQARLQKYQALLSENMHLRELLNASEHTTEKVKIARLVSIDLDPYSQRELINQGSRDDVYLGQPVIDATGLMGQVIQVGPFNAEVLLIADPSSAVPVIDTRSGLRLLAIGTGQPDALDVRSAPANADIKVGDLLATSGLGERFPPRYPVCRVSQVLREPGDPFAKVLCHPTAQLDRHREVLLLWYRPPHRPPETTPHKSAGKPR, encoded by the coding sequence CTGTTCAACCTAGGCCCCGCACTGCACCTCAAGCTGGTGCTGCTGGTCGTCCTGTCCGTCGTCCTGATGACCGCCGACCAGCGGCTGACGGCACTGCGCGAGGCGCGTAGTGCCCTAGAATATGTCGTCTATCCCCTGCAGATCCTGGCCAACCTGCCCAGCCGCGCCGGCCACTGGCTGGGTGAGTCCTTCAGCAGCCACACGCAGCTGATCGAAAGCAACCGCGCCCTGCAGCAGGAGAACCTTCTGCTGCAGGCACGGCTACAGAAATACCAGGCACTGCTGAGCGAGAACATGCATCTGCGGGAACTGCTCAACGCCTCCGAACACACCACCGAAAAGGTCAAGATCGCCCGGCTGGTTTCCATCGACCTCGACCCCTACAGCCAGCGCGAGCTGATCAACCAAGGCAGCCGCGACGACGTTTACCTGGGCCAGCCGGTGATCGACGCCACCGGCCTGATGGGTCAGGTGATTCAGGTCGGTCCGTTCAATGCCGAGGTGTTGCTGATCGCCGATCCGAGCAGCGCGGTACCGGTGATCGACACGCGCAGCGGATTGCGTCTCCTGGCCATCGGCACCGGCCAGCCCGACGCACTCGACGTGCGCAGCGCGCCGGCCAATGCCGACATCAAGGTCGGCGATCTGCTGGCCACCTCGGGACTCGGCGAACGCTTCCCCCCGCGTTACCCGGTCTGTCGCGTCAGCCAGGTGCTGCGCGAACCCGGCGACCCCTTCGCCAAGGTGCTCTGCCACCCGACCGCACAGCTTGATCGGCACCGCGAAGTGCTCCTGCTCTGGTATCGCCCACCGCACAGACCACCCGAAACGACACCCCATAAATCCGCCGGAAAACCGCGGTGA
- a CDS encoding HesA/MoeB/ThiF family protein, which produces MDDDQLLRYSRHIMLKELGYPGQLRLLESSALVVGLGGLGSPAAMYLAAAGVGRLSLADFDTVDGSNLQRQIAHRTADIGRAKADSAADAALALNPEIQIRRLRERLSEETLRAEIVAVDVVLDCTDNFEARDLLNRLCVDTGTPLVSGAAIRFDGQVSVFDPRREDSPCYRCLYPEGTDEDDTCSNRGILAPVVGMIGTIQAVEALKLLADVGESLCGRVLLLDGLRMEWRSIRLRRDPQCPVCGSRHAAD; this is translated from the coding sequence ATGGACGACGACCAGCTGCTGCGCTACAGCCGCCACATCATGCTCAAGGAGCTCGGCTATCCCGGCCAGTTGCGGCTGCTCGAATCGAGTGCGCTCGTGGTCGGGCTCGGCGGGCTGGGTTCGCCGGCCGCGATGTATCTCGCCGCCGCCGGGGTCGGCCGTCTCTCGCTTGCCGACTTCGACACCGTTGACGGTTCCAACCTGCAGCGCCAGATCGCCCACCGCACGGCCGACATCGGCCGCGCCAAGGCGGACTCGGCGGCCGACGCGGCGCTCGCCCTCAACCCGGAAATACAGATACGCCGGCTGCGTGAGCGCCTGTCCGAGGAGACCCTGCGGGCGGAAATCGTGGCGGTTGACGTGGTGCTCGACTGCACCGACAACTTCGAGGCCCGCGACCTGCTCAACCGGCTGTGCGTGGATACCGGCACCCCGCTGGTGTCCGGCGCCGCCATCCGCTTCGACGGACAGGTCAGCGTGTTCGACCCGCGGCGCGAGGACAGCCCCTGCTATCGCTGCCTATACCCCGAGGGCACGGACGAGGACGACACCTGCAGCAACCGCGGCATCCTCGCGCCCGTGGTCGGCATGATCGGCACCATCCAGGCCGTGGAGGCGCTCAAGCTGCTTGCCGACGTCGGCGAAAGCCTGTGCGGCAGGGTGCTGCTGCTCGACGGCCTGAGGATGGAATGGCGCAGCATCCGGCTGCGGCGCGATCCGCAGTGCCCGGTGTGTGGGAGCCGGCACGCCGCCGACTGA